From the genome of Nerophis lumbriciformis unplaced genomic scaffold, RoL_Nlum_v2.1 HiC_scaffold_878, whole genome shotgun sequence:
cctcttcattacaattgtttatatttttattgaatggtatctgcttccgggttgtatcccgcatgttgagactggcgcatgcgcaATACGAAGGGTCCTCTATGGCGGTCGaaagatctggttttcaatcgcattACCCAGGCGTATGAGTCCGACTTTACAAAAACCgaacagattaaggtgtttccatgggttgtacaaTGCTTATTTAGagacaaactatttgagaaattggacgaacttagtgcatggacacatactGACTGTGAGTCACCATGAATCACACTTTGTCTCACCGGTGAAATAAGTAAACGAGTGGTCTTCAAAAAGTTGCCAAACAATGGAAGGGTGTCTCCTTGCTGTGTTTTCTTAGCACTTACATAAGTAATAAAAGTTAGATTGCACACTCATGGAGGTTTAGTTCACGCTGTGGTAAGGTACACtacctgggcttgtggtggcggagctCTGCTCTCATCTGCCCTGGCAAACCGAGCTGAGTTACGCCACACTTACAGTTGTGCTACACTGCCACAGATCCATTGTAATTTGTTATGAGTGAAGCGCCAAATCCGCATATGTGACAGTCTTCCACGAATAACTGAATATACAGGAAACACTGGATATATTTTTTAAGACCACATGTTATTTTTCTGCACTAACTCAGTGCTAAGACGTCGAGAATTGATGCagctagcggggggggggggggggggggtgttttgcCGTATCCAGCACTGACGATACTGAAAAAGGCAGGTATGGATGTATTTTTTACGTTTTGGCACCAAAGTATCAATACTTTTGACACCACTAAGTTGAATAGTAAAACAGTTGGGGCTTTCTGGGAATGCAGCGGGCCAGTCTGAAACAAAAAGTCCAGCGGTAAATTTTTGTCCCAGTCAGCTCCTGAATGTATCGCATAGTGTCTCATATTGTGGCATCTCCTAAgattaaacaacataaaaaaaggcCCTTTTTGCATAGTAGGGGAGGTAAAAGACATGTGTGTACAAGATTACCATTCATGATTACTTACCACTGAAGCATTTATCTTAAGATAAGCAAGTTTTGCAGCTTCTTCCTCAGCTTCCTTCTTTGTTGTCCCAGTTGCATCCGGATACTCAATCTTTCCAACCAAAAATCTACATCTGTTATACAAAACATATAGTCTAAAACAGTAATCTATAGCGCTGCGCAACATAGCTTATAAGGACATTATTGTAACTTACTGAAAAGTCGTGCCTTTGGTGGACTCGTGACAGGTGATCTGCATGTTGATTTTTTTACCGTAAGAATGGAGCCAGGATACATGATCATCATGAGAATGGACCAGTCCCACAGAGGAATCTGATGCACTCTCTGTCTGTCAACATACAACATAATCTACATTAATTTAATGTTaccacaaaaataaacacataaagtGATGTTATTGACCATCTAAATAATAACCTCTTTCAATAAGCCCTGTAGAGCATGCTTGGCAGCCTTTTGTTTggcttccttctttttttttcccactccttcTAGGTAGGCCTTACCATTGACAACAGCTTTTATGGCAAATCTGTGAACACAAAAATGTTCCACACAACCACTGCATTAACGTTTAACAATTGAACACACACAACATTGAAGTATTTTGTTTACAATATCAATTTTCATTAGTGAACAACTCCTTAAATACATCCCAAATATGTTATTTCAACTCACTTTTTAATGTGATCCGGGCCTTCAGTTCCTGCGTCTTCATAGTGGTGTTTCAAATCATGTCTTTGAATGTAAGTGTTTAGTTTGGCTACGTAATCGTCAGCATCCATCGTTAATTAATcgtcatgtgtaaaaaaaatatatttaagagTCCGAATTATTCGGCGGTCGGCGCCCATACGAGTGTGCTGTGTCAACTCCAGCACACGCATAGGTTTCGGTTTCGAGTTCTCGAAATGAAAACCAGTCACCCTCCGAATGGTGCCTTCACGTGTAATCCAAAAATCCATAACTTTCtatttaaacatttattaaatagAAGAACAAGTCGTGCGATGATGAAGTTTATACAAAATAAGCGCCAATAGCGTGTGTTTTTATAAAtcttaacacatttaaaaaaaaaaaagcaccacacAAAAAACGTCCAGGAAGTCAACAGTACAGCTACGACTCACAGGAAATGTAGTTCACATCCCAGCACTGTTTATTACGGTGACTAAACCTATAAAGTGCATCTCATAATTAGAATATCGTGCAGAAGTTAGAAGACGTTATTAAAGGCTCAAcaagttgtttttgtttatttcttgATGAGACCGCGAACtggtacactgaaaaaaatacatttcaaaaaagtaaaactacgtttgtttatttttcttctctaaaaagaaaaacatattttgttcaGCAATTTTTTTCCACGAGAAAAATAATCTCCTATTAGGTAAGTATAACGAGCCAGTTCTTATGAAATGTTCCcagaaatgtgttgttttttctttGACAAGTTAAACCTCATATTATGAAGTTCAAACTAAAACTGGTTACCTaactttttaaattcaagaacagacacacacagaACATACATctattgtaacatgtattttaagcgaaaaaacaaaaaaacaaatgaatgagGGCCGCACAGTTGCCAAGTGCAGGCCTGCACTTGACAACTGTGCGGCCAAAGTGCGTTCCGGGGGCCACAGTTCAGTCGTAATTGACCCTCTGCATATTGTAAAAGTAAAGTAAATTCAtatcaatataaatgtattatttcattcgatgaaataata
Proteins encoded in this window:
- the LOC140678494 gene encoding interferon-induced, double-stranded RNA-activated protein kinase-like, which gives rise to MDADDYVAKLNTYIQRHDLKHHYEDAGTEGPDHIKKFAIKAVVNGKAYLEGVGKKKKEAKQKAAKHALQGLLKETESASDSSVGLVHSHDDHVSWLHSYGKKINMQITCHESTKGTTFQCRFLVGKIEYPDATGTTKKEAEEEAAKLAYLKINASVTGDEKPSSTSSQQIEDMRKSISEICGKTHNLKTKDDFVEPNFIGRVLSICQRTNRIPNFIEMERCGPPHDLRFVFKLVIDGQHYPACEGKSIKEAKQKAAQLALSDLCKGLDSEVLLFY